TCGTTCTATTGCCTCCCAACAAATCCATTATTGGGTGTCATTGGGTCGATACGGTGAAGATCACACCTGATGGCCTAATTGATCGCTACAAAGGTCGCTTGGTGGCTAAGAGCTATACTCAAATTTTTGGTCTTGATTATGGCGACACTTTTTCTATTGTGGCCAAAATCACCTCTATTCATCTTTTGCTATGGCCGCCATTCGACATTGGCCTCTTCACCAGTTGGACATCAAAAATGCCTTCCTACATGGTGACTTGCTAGAAAAGGTGTACATGGTTCAACCCCCTGGTTTTATAGTACCAGGCAACTCACATCTTGTCTGTAGACTTTGACGTTCTTTTTATGACTCAAAGCAATCTCCTCGTGCCTGGTTTGGTCGCTTCAACTCCACTCTGATTGAGTTTGGTATGACTCGTTGTGAAACTGATCACTTGGTATTTTCTCTCCATTCATTGTCTGGCCTGCGCATCTATCTAGttgtatatgttgatgacattgtcatCAATAGTGATGACTCTGATGGCATTCTCCGCCTCAAGTCTCACCTCCACAATCAGTTTTAGACCAAGGACTTGGGTCCGCTTAGGTATTTCCTCGGCATCGAAGTTGCCCACTCCTCATCTAGTATAGTCATTTCCCAATGGAAGTATGCTCTCGACATTCTGATCTAGACTGATATGCTTGATTGTTGCCCGAGTGACACTCCTATGGATCCTAGTGTGAGACTTCTTCCAGGTCAGGGGGAGCCATTGATAGACCTCGGAAGATATCGTCGTCTAGTTGGCAGACTTAATTACCTTATTGTCACTAGACCAGATTTGCAGTCAATGTGGTTAGCCAATTCTTGAAGGAACCATGTGGTTGTCGTTGGAATGTTGTCATATGTATCCTTCGATATCTCAAGAGTGCACCAAGTTGCAGATTAATATATGAAGATAAAGGCAATGCCAAAATTGCCTGCTATTctgatgctgattgggcaggATCACCATTAGATAGGAGGTCCACTTCTGGATATTGTGTTCTCATTGGAGGAAACTTGATCTCATGGAAGAACAAGAAGCAGAAAGCAGTTGCTAGATCTAGTGTTGAAGCTGAGTATCGTGCTATGGCAGTAGCTGCATGTGAGATTACATGATTAGGCAACTTCTCCAACAGCTAAAATTTGGAGACACATAGGATACAAAACTGATATGTGACAATCAAGTTGCTATTCACTTTGCGTCAAATCTAGTCTTCCATGAACGGACTAAACACATAGAGATTGATTGTCACTTTGTGAGAGAGAAGGTGCTTTTGGAGAAATCATCACCGACTTTGTCAGCTCTAGTGACCAACTTGCAGACATGTTCACTAAATCCCTCAAAATCCGGAGGATCACTTCCTGCAACACAACAGGGAGCTTGCTGATGGAACTAAAGCTACAAGATGGAAGTGTTGGTGGGCAGCGTTAACATGGACCATATGGCAGCACAAAAATGGAATAATCTTTGAAAACCAAACTTTCAATGGAAGTAAACTGCTGGATGATGCAGTACTTTTAATCTGGTCCTGGCTTAAAGCTatggaaaaaggttttgaccTGCACTTTAACCATTGGTCCACTCATTTGAGAGATGCTTTTGGGTAATTAGGAAAGAATGACAGCTGTTGGGAAGTATACAGTAGGTGTAGGATTTTACAATTCTTGTGTGGGGTTTAGCTGGTCCCTAGTATACACTGTTAGGCTAGCTCTTGGAACCAGTTCTGTACCTAACTGCACTATGTAttttcagtacctctggtactctctcgtatatatatatctatttttgctaagcaaaaaagaaataagcttGGATCATGAGATATATGCTCCAACTTGAGGGGAAGCATTAAAGATATGCTTTGTAAATAGGGAATATCTGCAGCTGATTATTAGGGACTATAATCAGCATTAGGGAATATTATGTTTCCTTTTATTGTAATAAGTTTCACTTTAAATAAAGGCTCACTTGGGTGATACAAATACACAATTACAGAAACCCTATTTTATAGAGGACAAGGTGCAGCTCATTGGGGGTGGGGGGAGGGACATCAATGGGCCTCCCACAAGAGTGTATCATACATGGGAGGAGAGGAATAAGGGATGTATAGGAAATGACGGGGAAAATTTTGTTATGCTAAATCCTAACAAACACTCAAACAGGACACGTGGCTGCAAGGGAGGGGAATGGGGGATGCTGGAATTAGTGACATCATTGGCATGGGAAGTGAATATGAGTGAGGAGATAGAAAGCGGGCAATCAGTGGGGTAGTGAGGGGTGGCTTGTGCCACAAGGAAGAGAAGGTTTCTTCTCTGATTACATTCCTTTCTCTCATTTCTGTTATAGTGAAGTTCTCTTGTGATCAGGGCTGTAGATACAGTTCATATCAATGATCTAATCAATATTGATATCCTATTGGCCCTAGGGAAATAATACAATGGTTGCTCATTATTTATAGTATAGGATTTACTTAAAATTTCTCTGTAGTCTGTGCTACTTGTCTTCATTGTGGCAGGTGCATATGGAAACTTTAGCCACTGATTTTCTTGAGTATATAGAAACAGCCAATATAGTTCATttttcctttccaaaaatcCGAGTTTATATTCTACACACAATGCTAACacgttaaattaaattttaagcatTTGTTAATATAGTTTCAGCATCTTTATTTGTGTAACTCTATCGATCTGTCTGTCTGTCTGTCtgtctgtctctctctctctctctctctctatatatatatatatatatatatatatatattggtgttTTTGTGATGTGTGGTCTATCTCTCTTTAGTCTCTTATATATTCAGAACTTATGCATCCATCTATTGTTGTATTTCTTTGCCATTTGATTGATTAGTTGTGGAAATCCTTGTGAAATGGATGCTGTGCTTTGGTCAAAAGCTTATGCCTATTGAGATAAATCCATTATTTCAATTCATCAACGCATTTTCTTGGAATGTACTGATAGATGATTTAAAATGATGTTATGAAACAGATTAATCTTGGAAGTTTGATGTGCTTGCTTGCTTTTGGTTTGAATTTGAAGTGGTCTTAATGGGGAATATACTGAATCTGAACAATTCCAAGACTAGATGGAAGGATTCCTACGGGGTTTTACAAGGTGAATCCTGCAAGAGACAGAGGTTGTCACCAAACCCTTGCGGGTACAACGCAAGACTGATTCCGTCCCTTCCTGATGAGATATCAATACAGATTCTAGCTAGAGTTCCTcgaatttattatttgaatctGAAGTTAGTTTGCCGTGCTTGGAAGGAAACCCTTGTTAGTTCTGAACTATTTTGTGTGAGAAAAGAGCTTGGAACCATGGAGGAATGGCTCTACATTTTGACAAAGGTCAAGGATGATAAGCTTTTATGGTATGCATTGGACCCTCTTTCCAGAAGATGGCAAAGGTTGCCGCCAATGCCAAAAGTTGGGTTTGAAGATGAAACAAAGAAAGGTTTGATTTCCTTTCCCCTTCGGATGTGGAGCATGATGGGTCCAAGTATCAGAATTGTTGATGTCATAATGAGCTGGCTTGGTAGGAGAGATGCCCTGGACTGGATGCCATTTTGTGGTTGCTCCATAGGAGCTGTTGATGGTTGCATCTATGCATTAGGAGGATTTTCAAGAGCTTCAGCAAtgaaatatgtttggcagtatgATCCCATTAAAAACTCTTGGACTGAGGCCAGTCCAATGTCAGTTGGTAGAGCCTATTGCAAGACAGGTATATTAAACAACAAGCTTTATGTTGTCGGAGGGGTTACTAGGGGTCGTGGTGGACTAAGCCCTCTTCAATCTGCAGAAGTATATGACCCTCATACAGGCATGTGGTCCCAATTACCTAGCATGCCTTTTGCAAGAGCTCAAGTGTTGCCCACTGCTTTTTTGGCTGACTTACTCAAGCCTATTGCCACAGGAATGGCTTCATACAGGGGAAGGTTATTCGTTCCTCAGAGTTTGTATTGCTGGCCATTTTTTGTTGATGTTGGGGGTGAAGTTTATGatccaaatttaaattcatggCTTGAAATGCCAATTGGCATGGGTGAAGGCTGGCCTGCAAGGCAAGCTGGAACGAAATTGAGTATTACTGTCAATGATGATCTATATGCACTTGATCCTTCAAATTCTCTTGACAGTGCAAAGATCAAGGTATATGATTATGAAGGTGATACTTGGAAAGTTGCAGCCGGAGATGTTCCTAATCATGATTTCACTGA
This genomic interval from Glycine max cultivar Williams 82 chromosome 5, Glycine_max_v4.0, whole genome shotgun sequence contains the following:
- the LOC100810940 gene encoding F-box/kelch-repeat protein At1g22040 is translated as MGNILNLNNSKTRWKDSYGVLQGESCKRQRLSPNPCGYNARLIPSLPDEISIQILARVPRIYYLNLKLVCRAWKETLVSSELFCVRKELGTMEEWLYILTKVKDDKLLWYALDPLSRRWQRLPPMPKVGFEDETKKGLISFPLRMWSMMGPSIRIVDVIMSWLGRRDALDWMPFCGCSIGAVDGCIYALGGFSRASAMKYVWQYDPIKNSWTEASPMSVGRAYCKTGILNNKLYVVGGVTRGRGGLSPLQSAEVYDPHTGMWSQLPSMPFARAQVLPTAFLADLLKPIATGMASYRGRLFVPQSLYCWPFFVDVGGEVYDPNLNSWLEMPIGMGEGWPARQAGTKLSITVNDDLYALDPSNSLDSAKIKVYDYEGDTWKVAAGDVPNHDFTDSESPYLLAGLHGKLHVITKDANDNITVLQADMQNEHAESAFSQSIFSSPDNSFSEDAESSAEARREFWKVLATRSGRSAELVNCQSLKI